A genomic segment from Pediococcus acidilactici encodes:
- a CDS encoding insulinase family protein codes for MDVQMRPGVQALIVPSKKFKTVRIDIHFLKNATVAELAPRTLVANLLETSTQRYPNQTEFTHALSAMYGASFGVGAGKKGNLHDIGFSITVANDRYTDGHSLVRMAIEFLNEVIGHPLASGGRFDEATFARQKNNLINYVDSAAEDKQFWASQQLRKLAFGANRIQGVPSYGRRKDLQSLQNEQVYATYLSMLRHDLVHISVSGDVDEQQVLKDLAVLELPERKVQLGSVITKFNPLPKPRQRVANQEVQQARLNLAYDIPVSVTSANFHAALVFNALFGGSPQSKLFLNVREKASLAYYASSSLDLYNGLLTVQTGIKAQNYAQAKQIIQQQITELREGNFTERDLASIKAGLRSDYLAGLDLQRTIHRRGLNEYLLGFQRPTAQWLEDLAQVQAGQIVEIARQIKPRAEFFLNGDND; via the coding sequence TTGGACGTACAAATGCGGCCTGGAGTGCAGGCTTTAATTGTTCCAAGCAAAAAATTTAAAACGGTACGAATTGATATACATTTTTTAAAAAATGCAACGGTTGCGGAATTAGCTCCCCGAACTTTGGTAGCTAATCTTTTAGAAACTAGTACCCAGCGGTATCCCAACCAGACTGAATTTACCCACGCCCTGTCAGCAATGTACGGAGCAAGTTTTGGGGTGGGCGCCGGGAAAAAGGGCAACCTTCACGACATTGGTTTTTCAATCACGGTGGCTAACGACCGCTATACGGACGGTCATTCGTTAGTGCGCATGGCAATTGAATTTTTAAACGAAGTGATTGGGCATCCCTTAGCTAGTGGAGGCCGGTTTGACGAAGCGACCTTTGCCCGGCAAAAAAATAACTTGATTAATTACGTAGATTCTGCGGCAGAAGACAAGCAGTTCTGGGCGAGTCAACAGCTTCGCAAATTAGCCTTTGGGGCGAACCGTATCCAAGGAGTGCCCAGTTACGGACGGCGAAAGGACTTGCAGAGTTTACAAAATGAGCAAGTTTACGCTACGTATTTGTCCATGCTTCGGCATGATTTAGTACATATTAGTGTATCGGGGGACGTTGATGAACAGCAGGTATTAAAAGATCTTGCAGTTTTAGAATTACCCGAACGGAAAGTCCAATTAGGGTCGGTAATCACTAAGTTCAATCCGTTGCCTAAACCTCGTCAGCGGGTCGCTAACCAAGAGGTTCAACAAGCGCGGCTAAACTTGGCTTATGATATTCCAGTTAGCGTTACCAGTGCTAATTTTCATGCTGCACTTGTCTTTAACGCGCTCTTTGGTGGCTCACCACAATCGAAGTTGTTCCTTAACGTGCGCGAAAAGGCTAGTTTAGCCTACTACGCAAGTTCTAGCTTAGATTTATATAACGGACTTTTAACCGTTCAAACGGGAATCAAAGCGCAAAACTACGCGCAAGCCAAACAAATTATCCAGCAGCAAATTACCGAACTTCGGGAGGGCAACTTTACCGAAAGGGACTTGGCAAGCATCAAGGCGGGGTTACGCTCAGATTACCTTGCGGGGTTAGATTTACAACGGACCATTCACCGTCGCGGACTTAACGAGTACTTACTCGGATTCCAACGTCCAACTGCACAGTGGCTGGAGGATTTAGCACAGGTGCAAGCTGGACAAATTGTGGAAATTGCCCGGCAAATTAAGCCACGGGCAGAATTTTTCTTAAATGGGGACAATGACTAA
- the cls gene encoding cardiolipin synthase: protein MLLASVVGYLLNLLFAFGIALLEKRDISAAWAWLLVIVLLPGIGLIIYLFFGWKLSQRQIFNLKAQKHLGISDMADHQKQSTQNRVPLATTLENDLVTMFLNTDDAILTSQNELQILTDGQEKFEQLFADLKQAQHHINIEYFTIYDDDLGHQLREILVKKAQEGVHVRVLYDLFGSKGAKQKFFRPLIAAGGEVTPFMRSKFGYYSFRINFRNHRKIVVIDGSIGYIGGFNVGDQYLGKNRRFGNWRDTHLRLVGSVVLQLQSRFFMDWNASVNDPKLTFSLNYFPQTALEKKLPMQIVSSGPENDIQKIKQGYIKMIMGAKHSIWIETPYFIPDDALMEALLIALRSGIQVWMVIPKMPDHPFVYRATEYYAKQLLAAGARVFAYQNGFMHAKTIVVDQLITSVGSANWDIRSFKLNFEANAFIYDAQVAQKMIAIMKQDVKDARELDEKYFATQSRWKKFRQLASRMIAPIL, encoded by the coding sequence ATGCTTTTAGCTAGTGTTGTGGGTTATTTATTAAATTTATTATTTGCTTTCGGAATTGCGTTACTGGAGAAGCGGGACATCTCCGCAGCGTGGGCCTGGTTGCTGGTGATCGTATTGTTACCAGGAATTGGGTTAATTATTTACTTATTTTTTGGTTGGAAATTGAGCCAACGCCAAATTTTTAACTTGAAGGCGCAAAAACATCTGGGAATCAGTGACATGGCGGATCACCAAAAGCAAAGCACCCAAAACCGGGTGCCGCTTGCGACGACCCTGGAAAATGATTTGGTGACCATGTTTTTAAATACGGATGACGCTATTTTAACTAGCCAAAATGAGTTGCAAATTTTGACGGATGGTCAAGAAAAGTTTGAACAACTTTTTGCGGATTTAAAACAAGCTCAGCACCACATTAATATCGAGTACTTCACCATTTATGATGATGACTTAGGGCACCAATTACGAGAAATACTCGTGAAGAAGGCGCAAGAGGGGGTGCATGTCCGGGTGTTATACGATTTGTTTGGTTCAAAAGGGGCTAAACAAAAGTTTTTCCGGCCCTTGATTGCAGCTGGTGGAGAAGTAACCCCGTTTATGCGTTCCAAATTTGGTTACTATAGTTTTCGAATTAATTTTCGTAATCACCGCAAAATTGTGGTGATTGATGGTTCAATTGGGTACATTGGGGGATTTAACGTAGGCGACCAGTATCTTGGAAAGAATCGCCGTTTTGGTAATTGGCGGGATACCCACTTGCGATTGGTCGGTTCGGTCGTGTTACAATTGCAGAGTCGGTTCTTTATGGATTGGAACGCATCCGTTAACGATCCCAAATTAACCTTTAGCTTAAATTATTTTCCGCAGACCGCGTTGGAAAAGAAGCTTCCCATGCAAATTGTGAGCAGTGGGCCGGAAAACGATATCCAAAAAATTAAGCAGGGCTATATCAAAATGATTATGGGAGCCAAGCACTCGATTTGGATTGAAACGCCGTACTTTATCCCGGACGATGCGCTTATGGAAGCACTCCTAATTGCGCTCCGTTCGGGTATTCAAGTCTGGATGGTGATTCCTAAAATGCCAGACCATCCCTTCGTGTACCGGGCAACGGAATACTACGCGAAGCAACTGTTGGCAGCGGGGGCCCGGGTCTTTGCTTATCAAAACGGTTTTATGCATGCTAAGACCATTGTGGTTGATCAATTAATAACCAGCGTGGGCTCTGCCAACTGGGACATTCGTTCTTTTAAGTTAAATTTTGAAGCAAATGCATTTATTTATGACGCCCAGGTTGCGCAAAAAATGATTGCCATCATGAAACAAGACGTTAAGGATGCCCGAGAACTCGATGAAAAGTATTTTGCGACCCAATCACGGTGGAAGAAGTTCCGGCAATTAGCTAGCCGAATGATTGCACCAATTTTGTAA
- a CDS encoding amino acid ABC transporter substrate-binding protein, translating to MKKLIKYSLLVMACGLLIPLLTGCGKTAKSTSQPSSWQSIQAKHHVVIGLDDSFVPMGFRQKDGKLAGYDIDLAKAVFKQYGIKVDFQTIDWSMNVTELRNQTVDLIWNGLTITDERRRAMTFSEPYLVNQQVLVVKKDQHIRSPKDMTGKTLGVQSGSSGAQDIDRYPKLLKQRIKKHTPVLYDTFNNAFIDLKANRIQGLLIDSVYANYYLQHLPNPDDYRVIKSGLPNEYFAVGIRKGNQEVKQKIDQGIEHLRKTGELQRINQKWFGK from the coding sequence ATGAAAAAGTTAATTAAATATAGCTTGCTCGTAATGGCATGCGGGCTGTTAATTCCGCTCCTTACGGGCTGTGGGAAAACTGCTAAAAGTACTTCACAACCAAGCAGTTGGCAAAGCATTCAGGCTAAACACCACGTGGTGATTGGTTTGGATGATAGTTTTGTGCCGATGGGCTTTCGGCAAAAAGATGGGAAATTAGCGGGTTACGATATTGACCTAGCAAAAGCTGTCTTTAAACAATATGGAATTAAAGTCGATTTCCAAACGATTGACTGGTCGATGAACGTTACTGAATTGCGGAATCAAACCGTGGATTTAATTTGGAACGGATTAACGATCACCGACGAGCGGCGACGTGCGATGACCTTTAGCGAACCGTACTTGGTTAATCAGCAGGTTTTAGTGGTCAAAAAAGACCAGCACATTCGCTCACCAAAGGACATGACCGGGAAAACGCTCGGGGTGCAAAGTGGTTCGTCGGGTGCCCAAGATATTGACCGTTACCCAAAACTTTTGAAGCAGCGCATCAAAAAACACACTCCGGTGCTTTACGATACGTTTAACAACGCCTTTATCGACTTAAAGGCCAACCGGATCCAGGGGCTATTGATTGATAGCGTCTACGCAAACTACTATCTGCAGCATTTACCTAACCCGGACGACTACCGGGTAATTAAAAGTGGATTGCCTAACGAATACTTTGCGGTAGGTATTAGGAAGGGTAACCAAGAGGTTAAACAAAAAATCGACCAAGGAATTGAGCATCTCCGTAAAACGGGTGAACTGCAACGAATTAACCAGAAATGGTTTGGTAAATAA
- a CDS encoding ATP-binding cassette domain-containing protein gives MLELKNVSKSYNGRTIIDNLNLKIQDGHILTIVGPSGAGKTTLLRCISGLEKIDSGSFLLDGKPFNPFETRDSESVIGVVFQDFQLFPNLSVIENITLAPMNVLHLSEREALQRVEEIIDRLSLSKIINQYPYQLSGGQKQRVAIARALAMNPQILCYDEPTSALDPELRDEVSRMILDLKQNQITQVIITHDIEFAEKIADETLTVKPVN, from the coding sequence GTGCTTGAATTAAAAAACGTTTCTAAAAGTTATAACGGACGGACAATTATTGATAATTTAAATTTAAAAATCCAAGACGGACACATTTTAACGATCGTGGGCCCTTCCGGAGCGGGAAAAACCACCTTATTAAGGTGCATTAGCGGGCTGGAAAAGATTGATTCTGGTTCATTTTTGCTGGATGGCAAACCTTTCAATCCCTTTGAAACCCGGGATAGCGAAAGTGTGATTGGGGTAGTATTTCAAGATTTCCAGCTATTTCCGAATTTATCGGTAATTGAAAACATTACCTTAGCACCAATGAACGTCTTACACCTCAGTGAACGGGAAGCTTTGCAACGGGTAGAAGAGATCATTGACCGGTTGAGTTTATCTAAAATCATTAATCAATACCCCTACCAACTTTCCGGTGGACAAAAACAGCGGGTGGCGATTGCCCGGGCCTTGGCGATGAATCCCCAGATTCTTTGCTATGATGAACCAACTTCAGCGCTTGATCCAGAACTCCGGGATGAAGTTAGCCGGATGATTTTAGACCTGAAACAAAATCAAATTACTCAAGTTATCATTACCCACGATATTGAATTTGCTGAAAAAATTGCTGACGAAACTTTAACTGTAAAGCCGGTGAATTAA
- a CDS encoding amino acid ABC transporter permease, producing the protein MFNIQYISEILPSLFSGAAVTLQVFIWTIIGSLILGVFLALGLVSKFKPLQYVISAYVWLMRGTPLLLQLIFVFYGLPTVGIVFPRYEAALFAFILNYAAYFAEIFRGGLQSIDKGQYEAGRVLQMTYWQTTKKVVLPQVAKIVLPSIGNEVINLVKDSSLVYVIGIGDLLRAGNVAAARDVTLVPFILVGIMYLILTGICTFFLHKVEKHYSYFR; encoded by the coding sequence ATGTTTAATATTCAATATATTAGTGAAATTTTGCCCTCGTTGTTTTCTGGAGCGGCAGTCACGCTGCAAGTATTTATTTGGACAATCATTGGTTCGTTAATTTTAGGAGTATTTTTAGCCTTAGGGTTAGTTTCCAAATTTAAGCCGTTACAGTACGTGATTAGCGCGTACGTTTGGCTAATGCGGGGTACGCCCCTGTTACTCCAACTAATCTTTGTATTTTACGGGCTCCCGACCGTGGGAATTGTCTTTCCACGTTACGAAGCAGCGTTATTTGCCTTTATTTTAAATTATGCAGCTTATTTTGCGGAAATTTTCCGTGGCGGGTTGCAGTCGATAGATAAGGGACAATACGAAGCTGGACGAGTTTTACAAATGACGTACTGGCAAACGACTAAAAAAGTGGTTTTACCGCAAGTCGCCAAGATCGTCCTCCCATCGATTGGTAACGAAGTAATTAACTTAGTGAAGGATTCTTCACTAGTCTACGTAATTGGAATTGGCGATTTGCTTCGCGCGGGAAACGTAGCGGCGGCTCGCGACGTTACCTTAGTACCGTTTATTCTGGTTGGAATTATGTACTTGATTTTGACTGGAATTTGCACCTTCTTTTTACACAAAGTTGAAAAACACTACTCGTATTTTCGTTAG
- the mreD gene encoding rod shape-determining protein MreD, producing MLQSAKLKYLFPIILFGTFFLDGALNQIFSAILFQYPYSMICNLTLMWFVMGIFFEGESQINFTLWAFVIGIVFDWYYTGVFGVNTFIIPLVVMFVREVRLYVNTSFLIVMVLDTLAMALYNVLFYAVFQAIHLANVSASFFIGYSFFPTIILNLALFVILYYPVKTFFRRTRGTNYRSFG from the coding sequence ATGTTACAATCAGCAAAACTTAAATATCTTTTTCCAATTATTTTATTTGGGACCTTCTTTTTAGACGGCGCCTTAAACCAAATTTTTTCAGCAATTTTGTTTCAGTACCCGTATTCGATGATTTGTAACCTGACGTTAATGTGGTTCGTAATGGGAATCTTTTTTGAAGGGGAGTCCCAGATTAATTTTACGTTATGGGCGTTCGTAATCGGAATTGTCTTCGATTGGTACTATACGGGAGTCTTTGGGGTAAACACCTTTATCATTCCGCTAGTGGTCATGTTTGTGCGAGAAGTCCGGCTCTACGTTAACACGTCGTTTTTAATTGTGATGGTGCTTGATACCCTAGCAATGGCGTTATATAACGTGTTATTTTACGCCGTTTTCCAAGCGATCCATTTAGCAAACGTGTCGGCAAGCTTTTTTATTGGATACTCGTTTTTCCCAACCATTATTTTAAATTTGGCACTTTTTGTAATTTTGTACTACCCGGTCAAAACCTTTTTCCGGCGGACTCGGGGAACTAATTACCGCAGTTTTGGTTAA
- the mreC gene encoding rod shape-determining protein MreC, whose protein sequence is MHKFFSNRKLVLTVICAIIAAGLITGSLALGKKDKTPAVQKLGNDLFGAVSRVIAIPAHGMQTLSTNLNNFVATYEENERLRQDIDKLSATHAENKSLKEENRELKKLVGLKNSMTDYSLTPAIVLTRSPSSWQDLVTVNKGTANGVKKNQPVLAGDGLVGRVVEANYSTSKVELISDNNESANRFAIQVQAKDGNYVNGIITGYDKKTNEIIMGQVTENKDVAVGSQVITSGLGGVTPKGLYVGKVAKVSKEDYGLANEIRIKPAAKLSNVNDVYIAKLD, encoded by the coding sequence ATGCATAAATTTTTTTCTAATCGAAAACTAGTGTTAACGGTAATTTGTGCAATTATTGCAGCAGGGTTAATTACGGGATCGTTAGCATTGGGGAAAAAGGACAAGACGCCGGCTGTCCAAAAATTAGGGAACGACCTTTTTGGGGCGGTTAGCCGGGTGATCGCGATTCCCGCTCACGGAATGCAGACGTTATCAACTAATTTGAATAACTTTGTCGCAACTTACGAAGAAAATGAACGTTTGCGCCAGGATATTGATAAATTAAGCGCGACTCATGCTGAAAATAAGAGCCTCAAGGAAGAAAATCGCGAATTAAAGAAGTTAGTCGGATTGAAAAACTCCATGACGGACTATTCGCTAACGCCAGCAATTGTATTGACCCGTTCACCAAGTTCGTGGCAAGATTTGGTAACCGTCAATAAAGGTACGGCTAACGGAGTTAAGAAAAACCAACCCGTCCTTGCTGGTGACGGCTTAGTTGGGCGGGTAGTGGAAGCCAACTACTCAACTAGTAAAGTGGAATTAATTAGCGATAACAATGAATCGGCAAACCGTTTTGCGATTCAGGTTCAGGCCAAGGACGGAAACTACGTTAACGGAATCATTACCGGCTATGATAAAAAGACCAATGAAATCATTATGGGACAGGTTACCGAAAACAAGGACGTAGCGGTTGGCAGTCAGGTAATTACTTCTGGCCTGGGTGGCGTTACTCCGAAAGGCTTGTACGTCGGAAAGGTAGCTAAAGTTTCAAAAGAAGACTACGGATTAGCAAATGAAATTCGCATTAAGCCGGCTGCTAAGCTGAGCAACGTTAACGACGTTTATATTGCTAAGCTAGATTAG
- the radC gene encoding DNA repair protein RadC, with translation MLLQDGARKKLTKIGAENLTNAELLRAFLSCCGQEQSINRLSEQFWDQVGDVVGYSMLTQREKQNIFPELPAESLALEAAIELGRRVQRQPVHLLGKVLGSAQIGNLMVARFQKNPQEHLVLLCLDTKNQIKQERVIFKGGLNSAEVHPREIMAEVLRFSSNGFILVHNHPSGNVDPSMNDVAFTKKMKKIGDLMGIRLIDHLIIGDQTYWSAAENRVLNDC, from the coding sequence ATGTTGTTACAAGATGGTGCACGCAAAAAACTTACAAAAATTGGCGCAGAAAATTTGACCAACGCGGAATTATTGCGGGCATTTTTAAGTTGTTGTGGTCAAGAGCAGTCCATTAACCGTCTATCCGAGCAATTTTGGGATCAGGTTGGCGACGTGGTGGGCTACAGTATGTTGACTCAGCGGGAAAAGCAAAATATTTTTCCCGAGTTGCCTGCCGAGTCCTTAGCTTTAGAAGCCGCAATTGAGTTAGGTCGGCGCGTGCAACGCCAACCAGTCCACTTGTTGGGCAAGGTGTTGGGTAGCGCGCAAATTGGCAACTTGATGGTCGCTCGTTTTCAAAAGAATCCGCAGGAACACTTGGTGTTACTTTGTTTGGATACAAAAAATCAAATCAAACAAGAACGGGTCATTTTTAAGGGCGGGTTGAACTCTGCGGAAGTCCATCCCCGAGAAATCATGGCGGAGGTTTTACGTTTTAGTTCTAATGGGTTTATTTTGGTGCATAACCATCCCAGTGGTAATGTGGATCCGTCCATGAATGATGTGGCCTTCACCAAAAAAATGAAGAAAATCGGGGATTTAATGGGGATTCGGCTGATTGACCACTTAATTATTGGTGACCAAACATACTGGAGTGCCGCGGAAAACCGAGTTCTTAATGATTGTTAA
- a CDS encoding bifunctional folylpolyglutamate synthase/dihydrofolate synthase: protein MNYDEALAFIHGRPRLRKAPTLKRMERFLAALGNPQAAIPAVHVAGTNGKGSTIAFLASLLAQDGRKVGTFTSPFITRFNERIAVNGQPISDADIIDLVDQIRPVVEEMDQTKLGGPLEFEIVTAMMFLYFAQHPVDIVLVEVGIGGLYDSTNVFTPLVSVITNVGWDHMALLGNTLPEIARQKAGIIKPHVPVVTGVRDPEALAVIKRVARQREAPLTVLDHDFKLTGDPGTFENQATRFTGLRSGLLGVYQLQNLAVALQAALVLSHRQGWQLSVTQIRQASLQARWPGRMELMQQSPLVILDGAHNLPGIQALKQSLQTYWSDRTIYILAAILDDKLFQPMIDELLSLPNAKLTLTSFHNPLRRQVVRPTELLAREARQANYEANWQTALHQILGQATAQDVVIVTGSLYFVSEVRPLFKK, encoded by the coding sequence ATGAACTATGATGAAGCGCTAGCCTTTATTCACGGGCGACCTCGGCTACGCAAGGCTCCGACTTTAAAAAGGATGGAACGGTTTTTAGCTGCGTTGGGCAATCCCCAAGCAGCCATTCCAGCAGTTCACGTTGCTGGAACTAACGGTAAAGGGTCTACGATTGCTTTTTTAGCTAGCTTATTAGCCCAAGATGGCCGGAAGGTTGGGACCTTTACGTCACCTTTTATCACTAGGTTTAACGAACGAATTGCGGTCAACGGCCAGCCAATTAGCGATGCGGATATTATTGACCTCGTTGATCAAATTCGTCCGGTCGTGGAAGAGATGGACCAAACTAAGTTAGGGGGCCCACTAGAATTTGAAATTGTCACCGCAATGATGTTTCTGTATTTTGCTCAACACCCGGTCGATATCGTTTTGGTAGAGGTGGGAATCGGCGGTTTGTATGATTCAACGAACGTATTCACCCCCTTAGTTTCGGTGATTACCAACGTGGGTTGGGATCACATGGCACTCTTGGGCAATACGCTGCCTGAAATCGCACGGCAAAAGGCGGGAATCATTAAACCGCACGTCCCGGTGGTCACGGGGGTCCGGGACCCGGAAGCACTCGCAGTAATTAAACGGGTCGCTCGCCAACGAGAAGCCCCCTTAACGGTGTTGGATCACGACTTTAAGTTGACGGGTGATCCAGGTACTTTTGAAAATCAAGCGACGCGATTCACCGGTCTAAGGAGCGGGTTGCTTGGTGTTTATCAACTTCAGAATTTGGCCGTAGCGCTGCAAGCTGCTTTAGTACTGAGTCACCGGCAAGGTTGGCAACTTAGCGTAACGCAAATTCGGCAAGCAAGTTTGCAAGCACGCTGGCCGGGCCGGATGGAATTAATGCAGCAGTCCCCCTTGGTAATTTTAGACGGCGCACATAATTTGCCAGGAATCCAAGCCTTAAAGCAGTCGCTACAAACCTACTGGTCGGACCGGACGATTTATATCTTGGCAGCAATTTTGGATGATAAGCTATTTCAACCGATGATTGACGAATTACTTTCGCTTCCAAACGCCAAACTAACGCTAACTAGTTTTCACAATCCACTTCGCCGTCAAGTTGTACGACCCACCGAACTTTTAGCTCGCGAGGCTCGGCAAGCTAATTACGAAGCAAATTGGCAAACGGCGTTACACCAAATTTTGGGGCAAGCTACCGCACAAGACGTTGTGATCGTTACCGGTTCGTTATACTTCGTATCCGAAGTCCGACCGTTGTTCAAGAAATAA